The sequence CAGCTATTTCACATTCTCATAGCTATTGAAGAGATTATTAATATTGTTCTTTTATACATATCCATTGGACTGAAGTGGCCTTCACTTTAACTAAGTTAGGTAAATGCATCAATAATCCAACTAGCAAAGGAAAAACTTTTTGCATTCaattttccactttccctttttctttttgtaagtTGGGAAACAAAAATCTCTCCTCCATTAAAATGAGTTTAACtgatttctttacttttttataCAAATTGCAGGAGCAAAAGACCTTGACAGAGGAATTGTTAGCAATTAGGAAAGGTTATGCCCTCAGTAAGTGTTGTCAACACTGACTGTCATAGGGTTTGCCTTCTTGGgccttcaccaaaaaaataacaaaggcTGTTAAACTTATTCTGTGAATCTATATCAACTTAGTAAAGTCTACCTTCCTAATCTTGATCAATTTTCCATGCCTCTGTGACAAACCTTTTGCAATTAGTGTGGCATGAGATCTACAGATGTTCTTAAACATAGCTTGCATTAGTTTAGTAAATTCTATTCCCTAAAGCTGATCATGTTTCCATTCCAGTGTGACAAGTCTAAAAAGTTAATCCAGCTCAAGATAAAACTTCATCACAAAGTCCATGGTCGCCCGATATTGACAAATCATGGATTTGATCTACCATAGGACCTAAGGACAAAATAGCCTATAACATTTCGCAAAGAAAGAAGTGTCTTTTTCATGGTTTAAATTCTTCATGTTGGTTTGACCACATCAGACTAGgtataaaaattttgaaaagacaATTTAGATCACCCCTTCCTTAAGGCTCCATTATTTTCAAGGtaaaaaccaaataaaaggaaaattttcgaataaaattattattaaagtaatatatatactagtaaatatacacgtgcaaatgcatgtggtcttatgttgggggagagagagagagagagagagagagagagagagagagagagctaaacAATGATAcacacttatatatatatatatatatataaaactgcATAGAAAAAGATATCCTCCCTGCTCAAAACTACATAAAAGAGAAATTTAGACCAGAAGTAACTAAGACAGATTTTTtcagcgaaaaaaaaaaatattagttgaaggtgggaaagagagagacagaaagaGATCGATAGCATAGgagttttggaaaaaaaatactaatagttgaaggggagagagagagagagagatcgtttATCTGTACAAATTTGAAGATATAGTagcaatataaaaaataatataaagaacaaaaaaaaattaaaaaggtgGTTGTTTAAGACAATATGTAGAACATTTAGAAACCTCAACTGGTAGTTAGAAATTGGAATTAATAGTGAGACAAATTTAAGACATTAGAGAAAGTAGAGTATTGATACTTGAACTGATAATATTCAGCTcttataaccaaaaaaaaattaataataataatattctgCTCAGATATGAATCATGGCCTAAGTTATAGTGATTAAAGTTGGAAAAAAGGTGTTGAAAAAAACAAcatatgtgagagagagagagagtatgtaACAAGGTAAGAGTATTTATGATAAAAATCCTCATGAGTAATGACAAACCCACATACCCACCCCCACAGAAATGCAAAACACCAAATAAAGATTAAGAGGCTTGAGAGCCATAAAATCTTTCCTGCTATCTGTGGAAAGATTTGTTAGTTTCccattatttgtttttgttgctTGACCAACTCCAATTAAAAAATTGATCAACCGAAGAAATATATGTTCAGTTCAAGTCTAATCATGCCTTCTTGCTATATTAGTAAAAGCAAACCTAACTACTTACTAGTGTTTGTTGTCATGGTTTACAGAAGCAAGTCCATCTTCCATTTGTGACAAATTTCTCTCAAGCCTCAAGCCTCTAAATCTGAACCTAAAGTATTTTGATATGTTAATCTTAGGTGCAAATCTTTGAACCTAAAAGAACGAAATCTGAAGCTTTGAATGTACTTTATCTTCAATCTCTCTGTAAGTCTGTATGACTATACTCATTTGCAGGTTTCCCTTTTTTGTTTAATCTTGATTAATATTAGAGTAAAGTTTTGTAACGAAGCAATCATGGAGGAGTGGCCCATTCCCACCATTCCAACACAAGGCAGCACTCACTCTGTTGGTGATGATGAGAACCAGTATAATGTGGGAAtagatttgacaagtcaaaccagcCCAAACTGCAGAAActtttaatcagaagaacaaccagaaccagcccaataaaatatcagaaaatTCATCGATCTCAACAATTTCAGAAATTCTGTAACTGAATAATCAGCCAAGGAATTAAGGACTTAAATCACCAATTAATAAGACTAAACAATGAAACATACGACCAGAAACCAATCAGCAACATCCAGAACAAAGCGATtcaaaattctgggcagaaaccaGAATTGGCCAgaatagagagaatttttataacaataaaatcccaggtctgattgaccccaaattaGGATCGAACCACCCTCTCAATAGGCCTAACACTCGACCAGAATAGGGGAGCCATCAGGTGGCTGGTTGGTCTGATCAGTGAAAGATCAGGTAGGAGAAATCTGGGAAATTCGAAACCAGAAATTTAAAGAAGATCAGATCTGTTACCTGATTTGTTTGAATAGTAACAAACCTTTGAAAAGAAGacttagaaagagaaaaggaacacTTGAAGAggaacctcttggacttcacgccgcaaagagtcgttggatcgaacaccaacccaataccttgatcaaacacaaggaagttctcttgcagagaaaACAGCAGCCGCAGCCATGTAgtttgtcaaaatcgtggctcattaaaagagccatcaactttatttataatagtgataggggttacatgtaatagaaactaactttagtttccaaaaactgaaataggaaactaaaaattagaaactcaactagttactaaaatctgaaaatagaaacttacaaaatagaaaatcttagttgctaaactggaaatagaaactaacttatgactgaaaattagaaactaatgtaagacttcaaaatagaaactaaattactaactaaatgactaattagtaaccccatcagcagcccaaatcgtgggctgacttggaccggatctgggtcgacccagtcagccacttgggtcgaccttggtcttggttctccttgtgtaaacccttggtaCTGCATCACAGTAACAGAAGTGGCAGCAGCGCCACAGCTAGACTTCTTGATTCACTCAAGCCTAAAGGGAACCCTGATGCTCTCTTCATCAGCAGTGGGATGAAATTACTCACTGAAACCAAAACAGAATGTTCAGCAATGCCTAAGGGTGTTACAAGAATGCTACTGGGGAAGGGAGTAATTGAGATGGGAAGAGACAGAGTGAACCATCAAactcttttttgtttgaaaacagTCTGGTAGCATGTAGTCTTCATCTTCAGCTACACCTGGGGAATTATGATAAGATGGGTGAACAACGTCACACTTGGTGCCCAAGCAATGCTAAAATACTACCTAGTAACAGGTAAGAGTTAAATCTGGTTCTGATTCAATCAAGCTTCCTTCTCTGTACAAGCATGtacaaaaaaacgaaacaaggGATCAATGAAAAAAAACCCACCTAGCCCAAAAGTAGCCATTATTTTTTCCAACGAAGAAGCATTTATTATTGAAGAAGATTTCTCATTAAAGATATCTAGGTAAAATGTTTAAATTATAAAGGTATGTCCatcttgattaacaaaaaatacaaaagctGTATCTGACAACATAAATATGTCTATAATAAGACAATAACCAAACAGAGCTCTACTTCTACACTACATATTGGGAGATCAGGAGAATGGAGATATTCCTCTCCTACACGTGGTCAAGTTAATGTTCAAATAAAGAATAATAACCATAAAAAAGATTGAAAATCTAGAATGACTAATAGGTAGCAAGGTATAAAGCAAAATCATTCACAGCATATTCTAATGAATCAGCTAAAGATAATCATTAAGCACACAAATACTGATCTTTAAATCAGCTGGGCGCAACGTTGATTCAAAGAGAGATAATAGTTGAAACAGATCAGCCTAGGAAGTAGAAAAATGGAGAGAACCCATAGACAAACCTGGAAAAGCAGGTATTCTTTTTTAGAGTAATTGTTTCGTCTGGACTGTGATGCATATGAGGTTTCATTGGAGAGATCTAAGGAGGTTTCCTATTGCAAAGGGAaggagaaagatggaaaggGAGTAGGTTTCTTATTAGTAAGGGAAGGAGAGTTGCATTGGAGATAGAGAATCTATATAGAAAGAAGGTTTCCTATTGGAGAGATATGAGAGCGAtagaaagaatggaaaaagagtAGGTTTCTTATTGGTAAGGGGGACAGAGACGTattagagagagtgagtgaatCTATTTAGAACAAGAGAGGAGGAGGAAATAGCATAGAATCTCGGGAGTTTCCTATTGGTAGGACAGTAAAGTGAGAGATAAAGGGGGATATGAATAATAGGAATGAATCTAAGGACTTTACTATTGGTAGGAGAGTTTTAATtattagaagaaaaggaaagtggagagagagaagcggacatgagagagagagagaaatattattttaagtgtcataaaaatataacaatGTAAAGGAtaccaatattaaaaaaaaaaatggaaagaagagataatgaagaagaaaggacaaattgtcaagtgaaagatttgccacttcgtgcttttatataatagcatgatagtatgatatatattaattgaaaatttttccctTTACTTGCTGTCTACCTGGAAAGAAATGCAACCTAAATAGTTCCAGTTTTGGAAAAACTGAACAAGAAATCCATTACCCCTTTCCAATGTTGAGAAATTAGTATGATAAGTTGGTTAGAATCATCAAATGTTAAAATGACTGGCTGTTTACAGTAGAAAGATTTTACATTGAGGAACATAACATAAAGAGTTAGGGTCAAATTTTCTACAAATATTTCTCTTCTATGAGAAACAGTAGCAAATGGAGCTTCAGAATCTTATCAAGGAGCATCTTATGGATTTCCCCCAAATGAATAAGCATCTTATCAGTTGTTCTTGACCTACCATCTGGGAGTTGAATGACATTcaagccaaaagaaaaaaatatatatttgaggATTAAACAGAGAATACACAAGAGAGCCAAAGGCCAAAGTGCCAGACAGAAGAATATATAGTTCTGAAAGGATGGCAAGAATAAGTGGCGAAGATGTACACCAAGATTTGATTGACTCCCAAATGCACAACTCGTGCACCTTTCTTTTGGATAAGTGAAGCAATGTGGACAGTTAGTTTTGCTTTTGAAGGTGCAATAATTTGATCTGTTGTAAGACACTTTTTTATGACATAATCAGTTGGTTAATCTGAAGGATTACCAAGGAAAAATATATTCTAAACACTATGGTGGAGGCCCGGTTAGGAGATGGGAAGAACTGAGATGTGACTCAAAGTTGcagaggagagagggaatcgcacaagaagaaaaagggaggaGGGAAGAAAATCTCACACACTTTTGGACAGCACTCACAAACACTTCACTATTCTATTCTTAAAATCTGAATTTTAGTTGCACAATTACATAGTATAACCAATAAAACAAACCCAACAAGAAAACCTACTCTAACTTAGAAACTCAAATTTATTAGAAAACTAAATTATAATAGTTATCTCCTACTTaagctaatatatatatatatatatatgtgcgcgcgtgtgtgtgtgcattgcaTGTTAatcccaaaacaaaaataaataaaattccttAAATATCTTATTAGCCAAAGACTCAAATTGGACCCGGTTCATTTCTGTCTGAATACACAAATAGGTTTGAATTGGTCCAAGGTTGTCCATCTGCATCACACTAGTTTCATAGCTAGATCTTTTAAATATCATCCATTAACAGAGTAAATaacaaagtttaaaaaaaaaacattcttcaaagttttatgaaatttttaaatagTTGTATTGCAAGCGTCCAGTAAGAATAAGAACTTAACAATACAAAGCATAACAAGGACAGTACCATATAACTAATTACTACTCAATACACATTCCAGAAAACAATCCAACGCCTAAAAGATGCTATgcttaaaaaggaaaatccatCTCATCAACAAATTGAATAAGTTTAAGAAAAAATCCATGGATATTAAGTTTGTGGGACTCACTGGATTGAACAGAGTGCATGTTCCACACTCCCAACTAACTCTATCCTCAGTATCATCTGTTTCAGCATGATTAAGCATAGATCCTGAGATTGAGGCTTCCGCAGTTAAATCCACAGAACTAGATTCTGGCCTCAGATCAGAAGAATGGACAAATGACTCATTATCCGACAAACGAATTTTCTTCCGAGGTTTCAAAACTGAATCGTGTGGTTGAGAACAATTCGAATTTTTGGATCTTTTGGCAGATGGACCCGAGCAAGCAACCTTTTGGAATTCATTGGAATTACTTTCTTCTTCACCTAACATTCCAGAAGATCCACACCACAAATCATCCTGCATTCTTCTTTCGGCAGCCATGGCAGCAGCCTGTATTGGACTAAGTGCAACCATAATATTGCTGTCACCACCAAGGCGCTTGGGTCCAGATGGCAGTAGAGATCCAAGACGCAGTCGCTTTTCTGCAGCGGTCAATGCAGTTTGGCGAAGAGATGACAAAGGGGGTTGGCGAGAAGAACCACCCAAACGTTTCCCTCGAAGATCAAACCCCTCACCTGTGCCAGTTATTCCCTTGGAAATAAGATCCTCACATTCCTGCAGAAAAGCATGAGCTTTTGGATGAAATTCTTCTAAAGCAAAGAATCAAAAAGATTGTGTCAAGATGCACATAGAAAATAACCTAGATGGAAACATATGTCAGACTATAAAGGCTCCAATTGTTTCAACAGAAAATAGTTTGTAGTAATTATGTTTAAattaattgtaaaaaaaaaaaaaaaaaaaaaaagtggcaagACAAAATAGAGTTTATGAATACAGATTGAGTTTCCAAGAAATATGTCCAACTGATAGAGCCCTAAGGGAAATTTTCTGGCAGATAATGAAAATGCATCGGTATTAACATGCTATCTCTAACAAGCATTTGTtcaacagaatttttttttttacttgcagatatcaccaaaaataaataaataaataaataaataattacagaaaaataATGAATTCAAGCAGAACTTGTGAAAACCTCTGGCTAgagttccaacttccaagtaaTCATTGGGTTAATAATAGTCAACACCACACACttgatatttttattcttaGGACATTTGACATATTGATGAAGGAGATACATGGTGAAGGCCCTTTTAAAACCATAACTATAATACCTGCATACAAATCTACCTTGAGAGCTTTGTATTTTGATAGGCTATTGGGCATTATGGGATCTAtgtgaaaagtgaaaaaagacGAACCTTTCGGAGTTCATCCCATAGCTTGTAGAAGTTGGCGTTGTGAGGGCCATGGGCATTATGGCACAGCTCGTGAAGCATCGTATCAAGAACCTGATGGTAGGGGTAAAATTCCGATTCTCTATTTGGCATCCGTAATCTGAGCTTAACCTGCACGCCTCTTCCCACATTCAACCCTAGAAGAGACCGATTGTTCGGACTGCATTTTTAATTAtatcttatttttcaaatttcctTTAGTATAATaatcgaaaagaaaaaaagagatgtaaTTTATCTGCAAAactataaagaagaagaagaaggagaattacCAAAACTCGGAAAGAAGCTTAACTCTCCATTTATGTTTTCGCATGATGGGTTCAACCTGGCTAGCTATTTTCTGAAGAAGCTTCCGTGCTTCATCTTCTCTGTCCCTTCTGATGAGGGTTTTGATTTCCCAAACCTTGTTAAGATCGCCCTGATTCATCCGTCCTTATCAGAGCACCGATGAACAAACAACCACACTCTTCCCTCTATCAAATTAGAAGAGTTTCTTCCTGttatcaaaatttcaaaagacTGACCGCTTCCGTGAATCGATTCAATCTCAAAATCTTATGGATTAGCCATCGCTCTCCGGCGCTTTTCACCCCGATCCAATGATagtagaaatatttttcaattttgggGGAATCGTCGCGGCCACATTCAAAAATTTGCacaagaataaagttcaaagcGGGAACACCCCTACGAAAAGTACAAAAGACGAGCAGGGCTGCGTTTGGCACCCTACAATATTAAGAAAAGGGCAAAGAACACAATCCAGTCGCGTCATCGCGTGTCCCCACCGGATTCAGATTTCTCAATTGAGAGTGGATGAAGAGGGCCAGAGaagctgcgtttggtagtcatcgcaaaaaactgtttctaatgtttttttgttttatgggaacaaaaaacggaatcttccaCTTAATGTCAatagatctttttttttaatcttattttataaacaaatccaataaaaaaaatgactaccaaatgtgACCTACGTTTTGCTTAGCATTATACCACAAGAAAAAAtgtaaagtaaaaaataaagtcTTTTTCGTCTAAGGAAGGATTGGCACACCACCTATGGTAAGCCAGTTGGTGGGCACACAAATGGgtagggatgtcaatcggtTAGGCTCGGGCCAGGCAGGCTTGGTTGTTTGCACTGTAACCTATCTATTAATGGAATAAGTTGGATTCGgtcaggttttgggttttaattgGGTTTTACTATTGGGCCTTAAACGGGTTAATGCACCATTAAAGTCTTAAATTTGCTTTAATTATCTTAAGACTttagaaattttaatatatttattaaataatcaataatttataaaatacTTGACACTTatttacattcaataatttgtaaatatatatatatactttattctaaaaaaaattatataggtCGGGTTTGTACACGATCGGGTGACTATCGGGCTTACAACATGCTTCGAGAACGATCGATTATGAACAGACTAAGCTTTAGcatgacacatttattaataaGATTGGTCTCGATCGGGTTCGGCCATGCCTAAAATTGACACTCCTACCAATGGGGGAGCAGGGTCATTTCAAAGGGACATGCACCCCAATTTTGACATAATCTATTTTCTTATGAGGATGAAACTTATGTATGCAAATTTaaaaattggaagaaaaaaacgTTATCTGCTGGCATAGGTACACACCTAAACACAACGATATGGAATGACCGTgctgcgttgaagatgcttgcGCCACCAGGTAACATTCTCTTTCCTTTAAAATGTTAGACACTTTCCTTTAATTGCCCCTTCTCTtatatctgattttttttttttttgttggttaatGGTATAAATggttataaaaatataaaaatagttTGAAAATGATTTATCTTTGCTATGCCATTTTTAtgagtacattttttttttttttttggtggagggGGGTTTGGAAGGGGGTTTAGTAGAATTCGATTGATAGTATTTACCCTCCTCAAAAAATATGCTTACACTAAAAGGGCAAAAGACAGGAAgagattacaaattattttaCACTGTTtggggtgtcaataagaaaacccCCCATTACGGTGGTgtcaaataattaataattttattatttctccCTTTATTATATATAATAAGGGAT is a genomic window of Macadamia integrifolia cultivar HAES 741 chromosome 13, SCU_Mint_v3, whole genome shotgun sequence containing:
- the LOC122058898 gene encoding uncharacterized protein LOC122058898 isoform X2; translated protein: MPNRESEFYPYHQVLDTMLHELCHNAHGPHNANFYKLWDELRKECEDLISKGITGTGEGFDLRGKRLGGSSRQPPLSSLRQTALTAAEKRLRLGSLLPSGPKRLGGDSNIMVALSPIQAAAMAAERRMQDDLWCGSSGMLGEEESNSNEFQKVACSGPSAKRSKNSNCSQPHDSVLKPRKKIRLSDNESFVHSSDLRPESSSVDLTAEASISGSMLNHAETDDTEDRVSWECGTCTLFNPPLAPICDVCGSQKPKDVAVKFKTWSCKFCTLENNIKEERCFACEQWRYSSGPPVSFPASNVGVWD
- the LOC122058898 gene encoding DNA-dependent metalloprotease WSS1 isoform X1 codes for the protein MNQGDLNKVWEIKTLIRRDREDEARKLLQKIASQVEPIMRKHKWRVKLLSEFCPNNRSLLGLNVGRGVQVKLRLRMPNRESEFYPYHQVLDTMLHELCHNAHGPHNANFYKLWDELRKECEDLISKGITGTGEGFDLRGKRLGGSSRQPPLSSLRQTALTAAEKRLRLGSLLPSGPKRLGGDSNIMVALSPIQAAAMAAERRMQDDLWCGSSGMLGEEESNSNEFQKVACSGPSAKRSKNSNCSQPHDSVLKPRKKIRLSDNESFVHSSDLRPESSSVDLTAEASISGSMLNHAETDDTEDRVSWECGTCTLFNPPLAPICDVCGSQKPKDVAVKFKTWSCKFCTLENNIKEERCFACEQWRYSSGPPVSFPASNVGVWD